The Euphorbia lathyris chromosome 2, ddEupLath1.1, whole genome shotgun sequence genome includes a window with the following:
- the LOC136220827 gene encoding acyl-CoA--sterol O-acyltransferase 1-like, which produces MEAAIKVYFSIFASLSYCYFIASNIPKGKFRLISLLPVIFLFSIVPFFLSSLFLTGLASVFISWSANFKLILFAFDSGPLSSTSSLLQFISIAVLPVRINNIHPNSPPPTQRFPKFSTLIWPIKLLLFSILLKIHDYKDRLDHKTVLFMHCCVGLLFVDFIFGIGNALACAILNMELDPPSDKPYFSTSLQDFWGRRWNLMITNLLRHTVYKPTRQCLDGVLGKWSPPVAVLATFVVSGLMHELVFYHVTRVTPTWEVTCFFLLHGICLVVENGLKSKFGGKWKLHWLVSGPLTVGFVVVTANWLFYPPLTRTDAAGTILDECKVVLNYVTRLGKEIFLASKHVW; this is translated from the coding sequence ATGGAGGCTGCAATCAAGGTATACTTCTCAATCTTTGCATCTCTTTCCTACTGCTATTTCATTGCATCCAATATCCCTAAAGGCAAGTTCAGACTTATCTCTCTTCTTCCCGTCATCTTCCTCTTTTCCATTGTCCCTTTCTTCCTCTCCTCCCTTTTTCTAACTGGCCTAGCTTCTGTCTTCATCTCCTGGTCCGCCAATTTCAAGCTCATCCTCTTTGCTTTCGACAGTGGTCCTCTCTCATCTACTTCTTCTTTACTGCAATTCATCTCTATCGCTGTCCTCCCTGTCAGAATCAATAATATTCACCCTAATTCTCCTCCACCTACTCAACGATTCCCCAAATTTTCAACCCTGATTTGGCCGATCAAACTTCTGCTTTTCTCCATTTTGCTCAAAATCCACGATTACAAAGATCGTCTGGATCACAAAACTGTTTTGTTTATGCACTGCTGTGTGGGGTTGTTATTTGTGGATTTTATTTTCGGAATTGGAAATGCCTTGGCCTGTGCAATTTTAAATATGGAGCTAGATCCGCCGTCCGATAAACCCTACTTTTCTACATCCTTacaagatttttggggaagaagATGGAATCTCATGATAACGAATCTACTGCGACACACCGTATATAAACCAACAAGGCAGTGTTTGGATGGAGTGCTGGGGAAGTGGAGTCCGCCGGTAGCCGTTTTGGCGACGTTCGTCGTTTCTGGACTAATGCATGAGCTTGTGTTCTATCATGTTACACGCGTCACACCTACGTGGGAAGTCACGTGCTTCTTCTTGTTACATGGGATCTGTTTGGTTGTGGAAAATGGTTTGAAGTCGAAGTTTGGAGGAAAGTGGAAGTTGCATTGGCTGGTTTCAGGGCCGTTGACGGTGGGATTTGTAGTGGTGACAGCCAACTGGTTGTTTTATCCGCCACTTACTAGGACGGACGCCGCCGGAACTATTCTTGATGAGTGTAAGGTGGTGCTAAATTACGTAACAAGATTGGGAAAGGAAATATTTTTAGCGTCAAAACATGTATGGTAA